One window of the Thermasporomyces composti genome contains the following:
- the galT gene encoding galactose-1-phosphate uridylyltransferase: MRKTSTRLADGRELLYFDEGDSADRDVLDQRTLPERSGGSELRYDPVFDEWVAVASHRQDRTFLPPADECPLCPSRDGRLTEIPASDYDVVVFENRFPSFSGASFSGAAPDLAAGVGAGLVDGSLDGASQEAATGLIDARDLFARRPGVGRCEVVCFTSDHDTAFAQLTPQRVRTVMEAWVDRTVCLGSLPGVEQVFCFENRGEEIGVTLRHPHGQIYAYPFVTPRTRQMLASAQRYAERTSRNLFEDLVAGERSAGVRIVDESEHWTAFVPAAARWPVEVHLYPRRRVPDLPELTAAERDDFGPIYLRLLRALDRYFEGVDALPYIAAWYQAPVRVGREHAALHLRVFSIRRAPTKLKYLAGSESAMGVWINDVAPEAIAARLRELVREDAAVGRDGTVR; the protein is encoded by the coding sequence ATGAGGAAGACGTCGACCCGGCTCGCCGACGGACGCGAGCTCCTCTACTTCGACGAGGGTGACAGCGCCGACCGCGACGTCCTCGACCAACGCACGCTGCCGGAGCGGTCCGGGGGCTCGGAGCTCCGCTACGACCCGGTGTTCGACGAGTGGGTCGCGGTCGCGTCGCATCGGCAGGACCGCACCTTCCTCCCGCCCGCTGACGAGTGCCCGCTGTGTCCCTCGCGGGACGGCCGGCTGACTGAGATCCCGGCGTCCGACTACGACGTCGTGGTGTTCGAGAACCGCTTCCCCTCCTTCTCCGGCGCGTCCTTCTCCGGCGCGGCACCCGACCTCGCCGCCGGCGTGGGTGCTGGCCTCGTGGACGGCTCGCTCGACGGCGCCAGCCAGGAGGCGGCGACCGGTCTCATCGACGCCCGTGACCTGTTCGCCCGTCGTCCCGGGGTGGGCCGGTGCGAGGTGGTCTGCTTCACCTCCGACCACGACACAGCGTTCGCGCAGCTCACGCCGCAACGGGTCCGCACGGTGATGGAGGCGTGGGTCGACCGCACGGTCTGCCTCGGCTCCCTGCCCGGCGTGGAACAGGTCTTCTGCTTCGAGAACCGTGGCGAGGAGATCGGCGTCACCCTGCGCCACCCGCACGGCCAGATCTACGCCTACCCGTTCGTGACCCCGCGCACCCGGCAGATGCTCGCCTCGGCCCAGCGGTACGCCGAGCGCACCTCACGCAACCTGTTCGAGGACCTCGTGGCCGGCGAACGCTCCGCCGGGGTGCGGATCGTCGACGAGTCCGAGCACTGGACGGCCTTCGTGCCCGCGGCGGCCCGCTGGCCGGTGGAGGTGCACCTGTATCCCCGGCGACGCGTGCCGGACTTGCCGGAGCTCACCGCGGCCGAGCGCGACGACTTCGGCCCGATCTACCTTCGCCTCCTGCGCGCGCTCGACCGGTACTTCGAGGGTGTCGACGCCCTGCCGTACATCGCCGCGTGGTACCAAGCACCAGTGCGCGTCGGGCGCGAGCACGCCGCCCTGCACCTGCGGGTGTTCTCGATCCGACGAGCTCCCACCAAGCTGAAGTACCTCGCGGGATCGGAGTCGGCG